A window from Culex pipiens pallens isolate TS chromosome 3, TS_CPP_V2, whole genome shotgun sequence encodes these proteins:
- the LOC120428565 gene encoding G-protein coupled receptor 52 isoform X1 — MRGVTMHGLSPLQSGSTLEALTQATIILILAVAIILANLIVVATYLNFKGPHEVINYYLLSLAVADLLCGLFIVPLSVYPAFYGHWVYGDVVCRLVGYLEVTLWSISVYTFMWISVDRYLAVRKPLRYETIQTKTRCQCWMAFTWISAAMLCCPPLLGYNKAIYDNDTHICMLEWGNMAAYSATLAILVLGPSVISIVYNYGYIFTMMRKVRSGAPIHDKEYATALAENLANPSHCMSFALVFSFWVSWGPYMGLRIYELITDEPYENHLIQFGAVWLGILNSFWKIIIMTSMSQQFRLLVRLLFLTICCKTKGRLQAELIGLDPDD; from the exons ATGCGAG GGGTTACGATGCACGGGCTGAGTCCACTGCAATCCGGCTCAACCCTGGAGGCACTCACGCAGGCAACCATCATTCTCATCTTAGCGGTCGCCATCATTCTAGCCAACCTCATTGTAGTTGCTACATATCTTAACTTTAAGG GTCCCCACGAGGTCATAAACTATTACCTGTTGTCGCTGGCCGTCGCCGATCTGCTATGCGGTCTGTTCATCGTGCCTCTCTCGGTCTATCCGGCTTTCTATGGCCACTGGGTGTACGGGGACGTGGTGTGCCGGTTGGTCGGCTACCTCGAGGTCACCCTCTGGTCGATCTCGGTGTACACGTTCATGTGGATCTCCGTCGATCGCTATCTCGCAGTTAGGAAACCGCTGCGCTATGAAACGATCCAAACTAAAACCAG ATGCCAATGCTGGATGGCGTTCACGTGGATCTCGGCCGCGATGCTATGCTGTCCACCGCTGCTCGGCTACAATAAGGCCATCTACGACAATGACACCCACATCTGCATGCTCGAGTGGGGCAACATGGCCGCCTATAGTGCAACGCTGGCAATCCTGGTCCTGGGGCCGAGTGTAATCTCGATCGTGTACAACTATGGCTATATCTTTACGATGATGCGTAAAGTGCGATCGGGAGCACCGATCCATGATAAGGAGTACGCCACGGCACTGGCCGAGAATCTGGCCAATCCGAGCCACTGTATGTCATTTGCATTGGTGTTCTCATTCTGGGTCTCGTGGGGTCCGTACATGGGCTTGCGGATCTACGAGCTGATCACGGACGAACCGTACGAGAACCACCTCATCCAGTTCGGCGCCGTCTGGCTCGGCATCCTCAACTCGTTCTGGAAGATCATCATCATGACGAGCATGTCGCAGCAGTTCCGGCTCCTGGTGCGGTTACTCTTCCTCACGATCTGCTGCAAAACCAAGGGCCGCCTCCAGGCCGAACTGATCGGGCTCGATCCGGACGACTAA
- the LOC120428565 gene encoding G-protein coupled receptor 52 isoform X2 codes for MSFAGFSRPHSNCHGHGRPLACWSSKLAGPHEVINYYLLSLAVADLLCGLFIVPLSVYPAFYGHWVYGDVVCRLVGYLEVTLWSISVYTFMWISVDRYLAVRKPLRYETIQTKTRCQCWMAFTWISAAMLCCPPLLGYNKAIYDNDTHICMLEWGNMAAYSATLAILVLGPSVISIVYNYGYIFTMMRKVRSGAPIHDKEYATALAENLANPSHCMSFALVFSFWVSWGPYMGLRIYELITDEPYENHLIQFGAVWLGILNSFWKIIIMTSMSQQFRLLVRLLFLTICCKTKGRLQAELIGLDPDD; via the exons atgagcttcgcgggtttttcgaggccgcactcgaactgccacggccacggccggcccttggcatgctggagcagcaaactcgcgg GTCCCCACGAGGTCATAAACTATTACCTGTTGTCGCTGGCCGTCGCCGATCTGCTATGCGGTCTGTTCATCGTGCCTCTCTCGGTCTATCCGGCTTTCTATGGCCACTGGGTGTACGGGGACGTGGTGTGCCGGTTGGTCGGCTACCTCGAGGTCACCCTCTGGTCGATCTCGGTGTACACGTTCATGTGGATCTCCGTCGATCGCTATCTCGCAGTTAGGAAACCGCTGCGCTATGAAACGATCCAAACTAAAACCAG ATGCCAATGCTGGATGGCGTTCACGTGGATCTCGGCCGCGATGCTATGCTGTCCACCGCTGCTCGGCTACAATAAGGCCATCTACGACAATGACACCCACATCTGCATGCTCGAGTGGGGCAACATGGCCGCCTATAGTGCAACGCTGGCAATCCTGGTCCTGGGGCCGAGTGTAATCTCGATCGTGTACAACTATGGCTATATCTTTACGATGATGCGTAAAGTGCGATCGGGAGCACCGATCCATGATAAGGAGTACGCCACGGCACTGGCCGAGAATCTGGCCAATCCGAGCCACTGTATGTCATTTGCATTGGTGTTCTCATTCTGGGTCTCGTGGGGTCCGTACATGGGCTTGCGGATCTACGAGCTGATCACGGACGAACCGTACGAGAACCACCTCATCCAGTTCGGCGCCGTCTGGCTCGGCATCCTCAACTCGTTCTGGAAGATCATCATCATGACGAGCATGTCGCAGCAGTTCCGGCTCCTGGTGCGGTTACTCTTCCTCACGATCTGCTGCAAAACCAAGGGCCGCCTCCAGGCCGAACTGATCGGGCTCGATCCGGACGACTAA